A genomic region of Microtus pennsylvanicus isolate mMicPen1 unplaced genomic scaffold, mMicPen1.hap1 Scaffold_308, whole genome shotgun sequence contains the following coding sequences:
- the LOC142842229 gene encoding protein FAM110C-like, producing MRALSAVDALARMRPPLRDPRAAEDTHTALPARKSAVERLAADRAKYVRSTPGSSQASVSEGRVPEAAGVQHRNPVPSAVPPAPVARRVIPRKPLRPDSLVIYRQKCEFVRGPGTDGSRVGTVKKFSQGSPKDKIPVAPETTVVSGEGKTKESEATWTKSDQAVATSPASPLSPPTPVVATESPGVPLKVASEVPVAPSAGELRVSRRRGLQRSQSDLSSRYSIARAEPDNFFLYCGLEPEVVEALGRENFSAGSDCVTFKVRSVSMATSDSSFSRHSEDGLQEEELMEQMPSTTSVVERNARIIKWLFTCKKAKETPSQRLQGPA from the coding sequence ATGCGAGCCCTGTCGGCCGTGGACGCACTTGCCAGAATGCGACCCCCTCTCCGGGACCCCAGGGCGGCGGAGGACACTCACACGGCATTGCCAGCGCGCAAGAGCGCGGTGGAGAGACTGGCGGCCGACCGCGCCAAGTACGTTCGGAGCACGCCGGGATCCAGCCAGGCTTCTGTCTCCGAGGGCAGGGTCCCTGAGGCCGCAGGGGTGCAGCACCGCAACCCAGTTCCTTCGGCTGTTCCTCCAGCTCCCGTAGCCCGCAGGGTTATCCCTCGGAAGCCGCTGAGACCTGATTCGTTGGTCATCTACCGACAGAAATGCGAATTCGTCCGAGGGCCAGGAACAGACGGTTCCAGAGTTGGGACGGTGAAGAAGTTTTCCCAGGGGTCTCCCAAGGACAAAATACCAGTGGCCCCTGAGACGACCGTGGTGTCAGGTGAGGGCAAGACGAAGGAATCAGAGGCCACTTGGACCAAGTCCGATCAGGCGGTAGCCACTAGTCCAGCCTCTCCGTTATCACCTCCCACCCCTGTAGTGGCCACGGAGTCCCCAGGTGTGCCTTTGAAGGTGGCTTCCGAGGTTCCAGTTGCACCCTCCGCAGGGGAGCTACGGGTGTCGCGTCGCAGAGGATTGCAGCGCTCTCAGTCAGATCTCAGCTCCCGCTACTCGATAGCCAGGGCCGAACCCGACAACTTCTTCCTTTATTGCGGCCTGGAACCTGAAGTGGTGGAGGCTCTTGGGAGAGAGAACTTCTCTGCTGGGTCCGACTGTGTTACATTCAAAGTGCGGAGCGTGAGCATGGCTACTTCTGATAGTAGCTTCTCCAGGCACAGCGAGGACGGGCTGCAAGAAGAGGAGCTCATGGAGCAGATGCCCAGCACCACCTCTGTAGTAGAAAGGAACGCCCGTATCATAAAGTGGCTGTTTACCTGCAAGAAGGCCAAAGAAACCCCCAGCCAGAGGTTGCAGGGACCTGCCTGA